One segment of Bacteroidota bacterium DNA contains the following:
- a CDS encoding YtxH domain-containing protein: protein MENQNQNKNNFLFTFLAGAAAGAVLGILYAPDKGETTRKKISDQAKDFTDNLEESGSKVMGSLDDIMGRVVNMFSELKGGEWMSAGIDAIWLKGNWNDIKGKLKKKYANLTDEDLNYVSGMENELIGKLQKKLGKTKDDIIDLINNFRSEKQSQH from the coding sequence TTTTGTTCACTTTTTTGGCTGGAGCTGCAGCCGGAGCTGTATTGGGAATTTTGTATGCTCCCGATAAAGGAGAAACAACAAGAAAAAAAATAAGCGATCAGGCTAAAGATTTTACAGATAATTTGGAGGAATCTGGAAGCAAAGTAATGGGATCCCTTGATGATATTATGGGAAGGGTTGTTAATATGTTTTCTGAACTTAAAGGTGGAGAATGGATGTCTGCAGGAATAGATGCAATATGGTTAAAAGGAAACTGGAACGATATAAAAGGAAAATTAAAGAAAAAGTATGCAAATTTAACGGATGAGGATCTTAATTACGTGAGCGGGATGGAAAATGAGCTGATCGGAAAGCTACAGAAAAAGTTAGGAAAAACCAAGGACGATATCATAGATTTGATTAATAATTTTCGTTCTGAGAAGCAATCCCAGCATTAA
- a CDS encoding YtxH domain-containing protein: MKTNNKFIFSLLIGAAAGAVYGFLFTTKKGRYLREDIAYSAKRAAYNIKEKTMQGVDMIAEKTSDISGQFRTNTEDIADEFKGGFGRAKSTARQYVEKTDKRKK; encoded by the coding sequence ATGAAAACGAACAATAAATTCATATTTTCTTTACTTATAGGTGCTGCGGCGGGAGCGGTGTATGGCTTTTTATTTACAACTAAAAAAGGCAGGTATTTAAGAGAAGATATCGCATACTCAGCAAAAAGGGCAGCGTATAATATAAAAGAGAAAACTATGCAAGGAGTTGATATGATCGCAGAAAAAACTTCTGACATATCAGGACAGTTTAGAACAAATACAGAAGATATTGCGGATGAATTCAAGGGTGGATTTGGAAGGGCAAAATCAACTGCAAGACAATATGTAGAAAAGACAGACAAAAGAAAAAAATAA